The Pseudomonas allokribbensis genome has a window encoding:
- a CDS encoding phosphocholine cytidylyltransferase family protein: protein MKAIILAAGRGSRMKSLTDERPKCLVELRGKPLLEWQLESLRAAGISEIAVVTGYKRELLADRGLIEFHNPRWADTNMVSSLACAESWLQGQPCLVSYSDIFYSPAAVQSLMANTASLAVTYDPNWLELWTQRFGDPLLDAETFRLTDAGTLAEIGNKPQSVDEVQGQYMGLLRFTPEGWAEVVRLRAELPPEQRDKMHMTNTLQRVIDAGQVPVEAVAYTGEWGEVDSSEDLSAYQ, encoded by the coding sequence GTGAAAGCCATTATTCTGGCTGCCGGACGTGGCAGTCGCATGAAAAGCCTCACGGATGAGCGGCCCAAGTGCCTGGTCGAGTTGCGGGGCAAACCCCTGCTCGAATGGCAGCTGGAGTCCCTGCGCGCGGCCGGCATCAGTGAAATCGCCGTGGTCACCGGCTATAAGCGTGAGTTGCTGGCCGACCGTGGCCTGATCGAGTTTCACAACCCGCGCTGGGCTGACACCAACATGGTGTCGTCACTGGCCTGCGCCGAATCGTGGCTGCAGGGGCAGCCGTGCCTCGTGAGTTATTCCGATATTTTCTACAGCCCGGCGGCCGTTCAGTCGTTGATGGCCAACACGGCATCACTGGCGGTGACCTATGACCCCAACTGGCTGGAACTGTGGACGCAACGTTTCGGCGACCCGTTGCTGGATGCCGAAACGTTCCGCCTGACCGACGCCGGTACGCTGGCGGAAATCGGCAACAAGCCGCAATCGGTGGACGAAGTTCAGGGCCAATACATGGGACTGCTGCGCTTCACCCCCGAGGGCTGGGCAGAGGTCGTTCGGCTACGAGCCGAACTGCCCCCGGAACAACGCGACAAGATGCACATGACCAACACGCTGCAGCGCGTCATCGATGCTGGCCAGGTTCCCGTCGAAGCCGTTGCCTACACGGGTGAATGGGGAGAGGTCGACTCCAGCGAAGACCTCTCCGCGTACCAGTAA
- a CDS encoding methyl-accepting chemotaxis protein produces MSQPRARIASQLGLALAVILAVVISGSTVFALRSLDTANLATREEHLASEARLLADQLSTFHGTLRESTQRLSGLFEKRFSAGLSIHPSEPVSVAGTQTPGLHLGSEVLNNNFKEVDEFKQMTAGVATLFVRSGEDFVRVSTSLTKQDGTRAIGTLLDHAHPAYAKLMAGQGYVGRALLFDRSYMTQYTPVRDSSGKVIAVLFVGFDYTDAQNAQFDNLKRFRIGQSGSLALLDEQNKWLVAPAGVQAPDQAVPVVNGLAKTPGKGRFWSDKSEDFYSIAVPFEGGPWSVVASMPKSEIREVTWSVGIQLAIGSLLAMLIAVGSAVWLLRSKLQPLGDLVRQAEALGAGDLSVRLNVSSNDEIGQLARAFNQMSQALSTMVEHIRRASEEVNSRAQALSGLSGGAYEGMEQQSGEITSMAGAVEEFSATSLNIADNMGNTQRLAQENAQQTQIGRSSMEEASSSLEQIAGALNTTATVINTLGQRSQEIGGIVSVITSIAEQTNLLALNAAIEAARAGEQGRGFAVVADEVRNLASRTRQATDEISGMIHSIQQETGNAISTMEQGNVLMQEGLSRNANVASALARIDEQSRSAGQQFAAITTATQEQSSTATLLSSNLQSIAMANSEQREVVSNLAITAKELESLAADLRQEVDRFR; encoded by the coding sequence ATGTCTCAACCTCGCGCCCGGATCGCCTCGCAGCTGGGCCTCGCGCTCGCCGTGATACTGGCGGTTGTCATCAGTGGCAGTACGGTGTTCGCCCTGCGTTCGCTGGACACCGCCAACCTCGCCACACGTGAAGAACACCTGGCCAGCGAGGCACGTCTGCTCGCCGACCAGTTGAGCACCTTCCACGGCACGCTGCGTGAAAGCACCCAGCGCCTGAGCGGGTTGTTCGAGAAGCGCTTCAGCGCGGGCCTGAGCATTCACCCGAGCGAGCCGGTCAGTGTGGCGGGCACCCAGACCCCGGGCCTGCACCTGGGCAGCGAAGTGTTGAACAACAACTTCAAGGAAGTCGACGAGTTCAAGCAGATGACGGCGGGCGTTGCCACGCTGTTCGTGCGCAGCGGCGAAGACTTCGTGCGGGTCAGCACCTCGCTGACCAAACAGGATGGCACCCGCGCCATCGGCACCTTGCTCGATCACGCTCACCCGGCTTATGCGAAGTTGATGGCGGGGCAGGGCTACGTCGGCCGTGCGCTGCTGTTTGATCGCTCCTACATGACTCAGTACACCCCGGTGCGTGACAGCAGCGGCAAGGTGATCGCGGTGTTGTTCGTCGGCTTCGATTACACCGACGCGCAAAACGCCCAGTTCGATAACCTCAAGCGTTTCCGCATCGGCCAGAGTGGCTCCCTGGCGCTGCTGGACGAACAGAATAAATGGCTGGTTGCGCCAGCGGGCGTGCAGGCGCCGGATCAAGCGGTACCGGTGGTCAACGGTCTGGCGAAGACGCCGGGCAAGGGCCGGTTCTGGAGCGACAAGTCCGAAGACTTCTACAGCATCGCCGTACCGTTCGAGGGTGGACCGTGGTCGGTGGTGGCGAGCATGCCGAAATCCGAGATCCGCGAAGTGACCTGGAGCGTTGGCATCCAGTTGGCCATCGGCAGCCTGCTGGCGATGCTGATTGCGGTCGGTTCGGCGGTGTGGCTGCTGCGCAGCAAACTGCAACCACTGGGTGATCTGGTGCGTCAGGCGGAAGCCCTGGGTGCCGGCGATCTGAGCGTGCGGCTGAACGTGTCGAGCAACGATGAAATCGGTCAGTTGGCCCGTGCCTTCAACCAGATGAGCCAGGCGCTGTCGACCATGGTCGAGCACATCCGCCGCGCTTCGGAAGAGGTCAACAGCCGTGCGCAGGCGCTGTCCGGTTTGTCCGGGGGCGCGTATGAAGGCATGGAGCAGCAGTCCGGCGAGATCACCAGCATGGCGGGTGCGGTTGAAGAGTTCTCCGCCACCTCGCTGAACATTGCCGACAACATGGGCAACACTCAGCGTCTGGCCCAGGAAAATGCCCAGCAGACCCAGATCGGTCGCAGCTCGATGGAAGAAGCGTCGTCCTCGCTGGAACAGATTGCCGGCGCGCTGAACACCACCGCAACTGTAATCAACACGCTCGGTCAGCGCTCCCAGGAAATCGGCGGCATCGTCAGCGTGATCACCTCGATTGCCGAACAGACCAACCTGCTGGCACTCAACGCTGCGATTGAAGCGGCCCGTGCCGGTGAACAGGGTCGCGGCTTTGCTGTGGTGGCTGACGAAGTCCGCAATCTGGCGTCGCGCACGCGTCAGGCGACGGACGAAATCTCCGGGATGATCCACAGCATCCAGCAGGAAACCGGCAACGCCATCAGCACCATGGAGCAGGGCAACGTGCTGATGCAGGAAGGCCTGTCGCGCAATGCCAACGTCGCGTCGGCGCTGGCGCGGATCGATGAGCAGAGTCGTTCGGCGGGTCAGCAGTTCGCGGCGATCACCACCGCGACTCAGGAGCAGAGCAGCACCGCGACGTTGTTGAGCAGCAATCTGCAGAGCATCGCGATGGCCAACAGCGAGCAGCGCGAGGTGGTGTCGAACCTGGCCATTACGGCGAAGGAGCTGGAAAGCCTGGCGGCCGACCTGCGCCAAGAGGTCGACCGCTTCCGCTGA
- a CDS encoding LysR substrate-binding domain-containing protein, with product MSRRLPPLYALRAFEAAARHSSFTRAAEELSITQSAVSRHIRTLEEHFACRLFHRSGRNLQLTESARLLLPGIREGFAALERACNTLRAEDDILRMKAPSTLTMRWLLARLSRFRHLQPGNEVQLTSAWMDVDSVDFNNEPFDCAVLLSDGHFPPDWEASLLFPEELIPVGAPSLLHDQPWDVARLSSAELLHPTPDRRDWRSWLEHMGLSDQVSLKGGQVFDTLELGMIAAARGYGVSMGDLLMVAEDVAQGRLSLPWPTAVASGLNYYLVWPKTRPGGERLRRLSDFLQGEVHAMVLPPVTRLS from the coding sequence ATGTCCCGTCGCCTTCCACCCTTGTATGCCCTGCGCGCATTCGAAGCGGCGGCACGCCACAGTTCGTTCACCCGGGCAGCCGAGGAGTTGTCGATCACTCAGAGTGCGGTGAGCCGGCATATCCGCACACTCGAAGAGCACTTCGCCTGCCGCCTGTTCCACCGCAGCGGGCGCAACCTGCAACTGACCGAGTCGGCGCGCCTGCTGCTGCCGGGCATCCGCGAGGGGTTCGCCGCCCTGGAGCGAGCCTGCAATACCTTGCGCGCCGAAGATGACATCCTGCGCATGAAGGCCCCGTCGACCCTGACCATGCGCTGGTTGCTGGCGCGGCTCAGTCGCTTTCGCCATTTGCAGCCGGGCAATGAAGTGCAACTGACCAGTGCCTGGATGGACGTGGATTCGGTGGACTTCAACAACGAACCTTTCGATTGCGCGGTGCTGCTGAGCGACGGGCATTTTCCGCCGGACTGGGAGGCCAGCCTGCTGTTTCCGGAAGAGCTGATTCCGGTGGGCGCCCCGAGTCTTTTGCACGACCAGCCCTGGGATGTGGCACGACTGTCCAGCGCTGAATTGCTGCACCCCACGCCGGATCGCCGCGACTGGCGCAGTTGGCTGGAGCACATGGGACTGTCGGATCAGGTATCGCTCAAGGGCGGGCAGGTGTTCGATACCCTGGAACTGGGGATGATCGCGGCGGCCCGGGGTTATGGCGTGTCGATGGGTGATTTGCTGATGGTGGCCGAAGATGTCGCGCAAGGGCGTTTGAGTCTGCCGTGGCCGACGGCAGTTGCCAGCGGGCTTAATTATTACCTGGTGTGGCCAAAGACCCGTCCGGGAGGTGAACGTTTGCGCCGGCTCAGCGACTTCCTGCAAGGCGAAGTCCACGCCATGGTGTTGCCGCCGGTCACGCGCTTGAGCTGA
- a CDS encoding NorM family multidrug efflux MATE transporter codes for MQRPVRTELWAILRLAGPLIASQLAHMLMVLTDTLMMARLSPEALAGGGLGAASYSFVSIFCIGVIAAVGTLVAIRQGAGDIIGAAKLTQAGLWLAWLMALGAGLLLWNLKPVLLLFGQTETNVNAAGQFLIALPFALPGYLSFMALRGFTSAIGRATPVMVISLAGTVANFLLNYALITGMFGLPKLGLTGIGLVTAIVANCMALALAWHIRRHPAYDAYPLREGLSRPNRQYLKELWRLGLPIGGTYAVEVGLFAFAALCMGTMGSTQLAAHQIALQIVSVAFMVPAGMSYAITMRVGQHYGAGQLNDARMSGRVGIVFGAVVMLGFAMVFWLLPNQLVGLFLDHNDPAFAEVIRLAVSLLAVAAWFELFDGTQTIAMGCIRGLKDAKTTFLVGLGCYWLIGAPAAWLMAFHLHWGPTGVWWGLALGLACAAISLTLAFEWKMKRMIRLEPAPSKPFAVAQPE; via the coding sequence ATGCAGCGTCCTGTGCGTACCGAACTCTGGGCCATCCTGCGGCTGGCGGGGCCGTTGATTGCCTCGCAGTTGGCACACATGCTGATGGTACTGACCGACACCTTGATGATGGCCCGCCTCAGTCCCGAAGCGCTGGCGGGCGGCGGTCTGGGCGCGGCGAGCTATTCGTTCGTGTCGATTTTCTGCATCGGCGTGATCGCGGCGGTCGGCACCCTGGTGGCGATCCGTCAGGGTGCCGGTGACATTATCGGTGCCGCGAAACTGACCCAGGCCGGACTGTGGCTGGCGTGGCTGATGGCGCTGGGTGCCGGGCTGCTGTTGTGGAACCTCAAACCGGTGCTGTTGCTGTTCGGCCAGACCGAGACCAACGTCAACGCCGCCGGGCAGTTTCTGATCGCACTGCCGTTCGCCCTGCCCGGCTACCTGAGCTTCATGGCCTTGCGCGGCTTCACCAGTGCCATTGGTAGGGCGACACCGGTGATGGTCATCAGCCTCGCCGGCACCGTGGCCAACTTCCTGCTCAATTACGCGCTGATTACCGGCATGTTCGGCCTGCCGAAACTGGGGCTGACGGGCATTGGCCTGGTCACGGCGATTGTCGCCAACTGCATGGCACTGGCGCTGGCGTGGCATATCCGTCGGCATCCGGCCTACGACGCTTACCCGCTGCGTGAAGGTCTGTCGCGGCCAAACCGGCAATACCTGAAAGAACTCTGGCGTCTAGGTCTGCCGATTGGCGGCACCTACGCGGTGGAGGTCGGATTGTTCGCCTTCGCAGCGCTGTGCATGGGCACCATGGGCAGTACGCAACTGGCAGCGCACCAGATTGCCCTGCAAATCGTCTCAGTTGCGTTCATGGTGCCGGCGGGGATGTCGTATGCGATCACCATGCGCGTCGGCCAGCATTACGGCGCCGGGCAATTGAACGATGCGCGGATGTCCGGGCGGGTAGGAATCGTCTTCGGTGCCGTGGTGATGCTGGGGTTTGCGATGGTGTTCTGGTTGCTGCCGAATCAGCTGGTCGGTTTGTTCCTCGACCATAACGACCCGGCGTTTGCCGAGGTGATTCGTCTGGCCGTGAGCCTGTTGGCGGTGGCGGCGTGGTTCGAGCTGTTCGACGGCACGCAGACCATTGCCATGGGCTGCATCCGCGGACTCAAGGATGCCAAGACCACGTTTCTGGTCGGGCTCGGTTGCTACTGGCTGATCGGCGCGCCGGCGGCGTGGCTGATGGCGTTCCATCTGCATTGGGGACCGACCGGCGTCTGGTGGGGACTGGCGCTGGGGCTGGCGTGCGCGGCGATCAGCCTGACGCTGGCGTTCGAATGGAAAATGAAGCGGATGATTCGTCTGGAGCCCGCACCCTCAAAGCCGTTCGCAGTCGCCCAGCCTGAATAG
- a CDS encoding putative bifunctional diguanylate cyclase/phosphodiesterase — protein MTTPVEPLRLLLLAEEPAWTALLRECLAPLGSAAVLISAPSWESVSSLFEDNRHAVLLTVPALQPVPGRCNLPTVLLLEHEPATAPDGVSDWLVFDALDAGMLRRCLRHVRERGVLENTLQRLAEQDPLTGIANRQGFQTLLTARLAENDGRGLALGHLDLDNFRHANDALGHQAGDRLILQVVARLKSQLEAGDQLARLGSDEFALLIDTRRAPQRAEWMAERITEALAEPYWVDGESLLIGSSLGIAHARAQGGADPLMWHAHIAMQQAKSTQGCTFHIFNERINRNARSMADLESELRRALRRDELELHYQPRLNMQDGQIVGLEALVRWRHSERGLLPPSEFVPLAEQSGLIVPLGYWVISRALRDMQALRERGLPALHMAINLSFRQFQDSQLLPTLSRLIAERGVEAQWLEFELTETAVMRRSDLVKQTMDALGRLGVRFSLDDFGTGFSSFVHLNSLPITLLKIDKSFVGGMEQREENRKLVHAMINLAHNLHLEVVAEGVETPEQMELLRGFGCDQVQGYLISKPLPLAELVEYLTFDASQQPPLEIVV, from the coding sequence TTGACTACGCCTGTCGAACCCTTGCGTTTGCTGCTACTGGCCGAAGAGCCAGCGTGGACAGCGTTATTGCGCGAGTGTCTGGCTCCGTTGGGGAGTGCGGCGGTGCTGATCAGCGCGCCGAGCTGGGAGTCGGTCAGCAGTCTGTTCGAAGACAACCGCCATGCGGTGTTGTTGACCGTTCCTGCTTTGCAGCCGGTGCCCGGCCGGTGCAATCTGCCGACGGTGCTGCTGCTGGAGCACGAACCGGCGACCGCGCCCGACGGCGTCAGTGACTGGCTGGTGTTCGATGCCCTCGATGCCGGCATGCTTCGCCGTTGCCTGCGCCATGTGCGCGAACGCGGCGTGCTGGAAAACACCCTGCAACGCCTGGCCGAACAGGATCCCTTGACCGGCATCGCCAACCGTCAGGGTTTCCAGACCCTGCTCACGGCTCGGCTGGCCGAAAACGACGGTCGCGGCCTGGCCCTCGGGCACCTCGATCTCGACAACTTTCGTCACGCCAACGACGCCCTCGGCCATCAGGCCGGCGACCGCCTGATCCTGCAAGTCGTCGCACGGCTGAAAAGCCAGCTGGAGGCCGGCGATCAACTGGCGCGCCTGGGCAGCGACGAATTCGCCCTGCTGATCGACACCCGCCGCGCCCCGCAACGGGCCGAATGGATGGCCGAACGCATCACCGAAGCCTTGGCCGAACCTTACTGGGTCGATGGCGAAAGCCTGCTGATCGGTTCCAGCCTCGGTATCGCCCATGCCCGCGCCCAGGGCGGCGCCGATCCGTTGATGTGGCACGCACACATCGCCATGCAACAGGCCAAGAGCACGCAAGGCTGCACTTTTCACATCTTCAACGAGCGGATCAACCGCAATGCGCGAAGCATGGCCGACCTCGAAAGCGAGCTGCGCCGGGCCTTGCGTCGCGATGAACTGGAGCTGCATTACCAGCCGCGTCTGAACATGCAGGACGGCCAGATTGTCGGCCTCGAAGCGCTGGTGCGCTGGCGTCACAGTGAGCGCGGCTTGCTGCCACCGAGCGAATTCGTGCCGCTGGCCGAGCAGAGCGGTCTGATCGTGCCGCTGGGTTACTGGGTGATTTCCCGGGCTCTGCGTGACATGCAGGCCTTGCGCGAACGCGGATTGCCGGCGCTGCACATGGCGATCAACCTGTCGTTCCGCCAGTTCCAGGACAGCCAGTTGCTGCCGACGCTCAGTCGTCTGATCGCCGAGCGCGGTGTCGAGGCGCAGTGGCTGGAATTCGAACTCACCGAAACCGCCGTGATGCGCCGCAGCGACCTGGTCAAACAGACCATGGACGCCCTTGGCCGCCTTGGCGTGCGCTTCTCGCTGGATGACTTTGGCACCGGATTCTCGTCGTTCGTGCACCTCAACAGCCTGCCGATCACCTTGCTGAAGATCGACAAGAGCTTCGTCGGCGGCATGGAGCAGCGCGAAGAGAACCGCAAACTGGTGCACGCGATGATCAATCTCGCGCACAACCTGCACCTGGAAGTGGTGGCCGAAGGGGTGGAAACCCCGGAGCAGATGGAATTGCTGCGCGGGTTCGGCTGCGATCAGGTGCAGGGGTATCTGATCAGCAAGCCGTTGCCGCTGGCGGAGCTGGTTGAATACCTGACCTTCGATGCGAGTCAGCAGCCACCGCTGGAAATCGTGGTTTAA
- the rep gene encoding DNA helicase Rep — MSRLNPRQQEAVNYVGGPLLVLAGAGSGKTSVITRKIAHLIQNCGIRAQYIVAMTFTNKAAREMKERVGTLLRAGEGRGLTVCTFHNLGLNIIRKEHERLGYKPGFSIFDETDVKSLMTDIMQKEYAGDDGVDEIKNMIGAWKNDLILPAEALENARNPKEQTAAIVYTHYQRTLKAFNAVDFDDLILLPVKLFEEHADILEKWQNKVRYLLVDEYQDTNASQYLLVKMLIGKRNQFTVVGDDDQSIYAWRGARPENLMLLKDDYPSLKVVMLEQNYRSTSRILRCANVLISNNPHEFEKQLWSEMGHGDEIRVIRCRNEDAEAERVAMEILSLHLRTDRPYSDFAILYRGNYQAKLIELKLQHHQVPYRLSGGNSFFGRQEVKDLMAYFRLIVNPDDDNAFLRVINVPRREIGSTTLEKLGNYATERKISMYAATDELGLGEHLDSRFTDRLSRFKRFMDKVREQCAGEDPISALRSMVMDIDYENWLRTNSSSDKAADYRMSNVWFLIEALKNTLEKDEDGEMTVEDAIGKLVLRDMLERQQEEEDGAEGVQMMTLHASKGLEFPYVFIMGMEEEILPHRSSIEADTIEEERRLAYVGITRARQTLAFTFAAKRKQYGEIIDCAPSRFLDELPPDDLAWEGNDDTPTEVKAVRGNSALADIRAMLKR, encoded by the coding sequence ATGTCCCGACTCAATCCCCGGCAGCAAGAAGCCGTGAACTACGTCGGCGGCCCTCTATTGGTGCTCGCCGGTGCTGGCTCCGGCAAGACCAGCGTGATCACGCGCAAGATTGCGCACCTGATCCAGAACTGCGGCATCCGTGCCCAGTACATCGTCGCCATGACCTTCACCAACAAGGCCGCGCGCGAGATGAAGGAACGGGTCGGCACCCTGCTGCGTGCCGGCGAAGGTCGTGGCCTGACGGTCTGCACCTTCCACAACCTGGGCCTGAACATCATCCGCAAGGAACATGAACGGCTGGGCTACAAACCCGGTTTCTCGATCTTCGACGAAACCGACGTCAAGTCGCTGATGACCGACATCATGCAGAAGGAATACGCGGGCGACGACGGCGTCGACGAGATCAAGAACATGATCGGCGCCTGGAAAAACGACCTGATCCTGCCGGCCGAAGCCCTGGAAAACGCCCGCAACCCCAAGGAGCAGACCGCCGCCATCGTCTACACCCACTACCAGCGCACGCTCAAGGCGTTCAACGCGGTGGACTTCGACGACCTGATCCTGCTGCCGGTGAAGCTCTTCGAAGAGCACGCCGACATCCTCGAAAAGTGGCAGAACAAGGTGCGTTACCTGCTGGTCGACGAATACCAGGACACCAACGCCAGCCAGTACCTGCTGGTGAAAATGCTCATCGGCAAGCGCAACCAGTTCACCGTAGTAGGCGACGACGACCAGTCGATCTACGCCTGGCGCGGCGCGCGGCCGGAAAACCTGATGCTGCTCAAGGACGACTATCCGTCCCTGAAAGTGGTGATGCTGGAGCAGAACTATCGCTCCACCAGCCGCATCCTGCGCTGTGCCAACGTACTGATCTCGAACAACCCGCACGAATTCGAAAAACAGCTGTGGAGTGAGATGGGCCACGGCGACGAGATCCGCGTGATCCGCTGCCGCAACGAGGACGCCGAGGCCGAGCGCGTGGCGATGGAGATCCTCAGCCTGCACTTGCGCACCGATCGCCCGTACAGTGATTTCGCGATCCTCTATCGCGGTAACTACCAGGCCAAGCTGATCGAACTGAAACTGCAGCACCATCAGGTGCCGTACCGCTTGAGCGGCGGCAACAGCTTCTTCGGCCGCCAGGAAGTGAAAGACCTGATGGCCTACTTCCGCCTGATCGTGAACCCGGACGACGACAACGCCTTCCTGCGCGTGATCAACGTACCGCGCCGGGAAATCGGCTCGACGACCCTGGAAAAACTCGGCAACTACGCCACCGAACGCAAGATCTCGATGTACGCCGCCACCGACGAACTCGGCCTCGGCGAGCATCTGGACAGCCGCTTCACCGATCGTCTGTCGCGCTTCAAGCGCTTCATGGACAAGGTGCGCGAGCAGTGCGCCGGCGAAGACCCGATCTCCGCCCTGCGCAGCATGGTCATGGACATCGACTACGAGAACTGGCTGCGCACCAACAGCTCCAGCGACAAGGCTGCCGACTACCGGATGAGCAACGTCTGGTTCCTGATCGAAGCCTTGAAGAACACCCTGGAAAAAGACGAAGACGGCGAAATGACCGTCGAGGACGCCATCGGCAAACTCGTCCTGCGTGACATGCTGGAACGTCAGCAGGAAGAGGAAGACGGCGCCGAAGGCGTGCAGATGATGACCCTGCATGCGTCCAAGGGCCTGGAATTCCCTTACGTGTTCATCATGGGCATGGAGGAGGAAATCCTCCCGCACCGCTCCAGCATCGAAGCCGACACCATCGAAGAAGAACGCCGCCTGGCCTACGTGGGCATCACCCGCGCACGCCAGACCCTCGCGTTCACCTTCGCCGCCAAGCGTAAACAGTACGGCGAGATCATCGATTGCGCGCCAAGCCGCTTCCTCGATGAGCTGCCGCCGGACGACCTGGCCTGGGAAGGCAACGACGACACGCCGACCGAAGTCAAAGCCGTGCGGGGCAATAGCGCATTGGCTGATATACGCGCGATGTTAAAGCGCTAG